One stretch of Streptomyces sp. MMBL 11-1 DNA includes these proteins:
- a CDS encoding trp operon leader peptide, which translates to MPTRLIEISIQNWWWTAHPAAR; encoded by the coding sequence ATGCCGACGCGACTGATCGAGATCTCGATCCAGAACTGGTGGTGGACCGCTCATCCGGCGGCCCGCTGA
- a CDS encoding anthranilate synthase family protein — MSQTASRTASGLLRRLLAEDAPPFALLRRRTPGRDHDHVELLIGRVREADRLADLPVGTAPALALVPFRQIAERGFDVRDDGTPLSVLVADETHELELAEVLAALPAHDVRVEDRGFDVEDAEYADIVRRVIRDEIGRGEGANFVIRRTFRGEIPGFGRADALALFRRLLAGERGAYWTFVVHTGERTLVGASPEVHVRMSGGTVVMNPISGTYRYPPEGPTATSLLAFLGDRKESEELSMVVDEELKMMCTVGDMGGVVVGPRLKEMAHLAHTEYELRGKSSLDVRDVLRETMFAATVTGSPVQNACRVIERYESGGRGYYAGALALLGRDANGVQTLDSPILIRTADIAPDGSLEVPVGATLVRHSDPESEVAETHAKAAGVLAALGVRPGRPGADADRPRLASDPRVRAALDDRRGGLAPFWLRMRERTRDLSGHALVVDGEDTFTAMLAHLLRASGLGVSVRRFDEPGLREVVRAHRGPVVLGPGPGDPSDLTDPKMRLLRELTAELVRDHRHGLLGVCLGHELIAAELGLEIVRKAVPYQGAQTRIELFGRPETVGFYNSFTGRCDGPAAVELAAHGIEVSRDEDSGELHALRGPGFASVQFHPESVLTLRGSAIVTELLAGLPVPG, encoded by the coding sequence ATGTCGCAGACCGCATCCCGCACCGCCTCCGGTCTCCTCCGCCGGCTGCTGGCGGAGGACGCCCCGCCGTTCGCCCTGCTGCGCCGGCGCACGCCCGGCCGTGACCACGATCACGTCGAACTGCTGATCGGCAGGGTGCGGGAGGCGGACCGGCTGGCCGACCTGCCGGTGGGCACGGCGCCCGCGCTGGCCCTGGTGCCGTTCCGGCAGATCGCCGAGCGCGGCTTCGACGTGCGCGACGACGGCACCCCGCTGAGCGTGCTGGTCGCCGACGAGACGCACGAGCTGGAGCTCGCGGAGGTGCTGGCGGCGCTGCCCGCCCATGACGTGCGGGTGGAGGACCGGGGCTTCGACGTGGAGGACGCGGAGTACGCGGACATCGTGCGGCGGGTGATCCGCGACGAGATCGGTCGGGGCGAGGGGGCGAACTTCGTGATCCGGCGGACGTTCCGGGGCGAGATCCCCGGGTTCGGGCGGGCGGACGCGCTGGCGCTGTTCCGGCGGCTGCTGGCGGGCGAGCGGGGCGCTTACTGGACGTTCGTCGTCCACACCGGGGAGAGGACGCTGGTCGGGGCGAGCCCGGAGGTGCATGTGCGGATGTCCGGCGGGACGGTCGTGATGAACCCGATCAGCGGGACGTACCGCTACCCGCCCGAGGGGCCCACCGCGACGAGCCTGCTGGCGTTCCTCGGGGACCGCAAGGAGAGCGAGGAGCTGTCCATGGTGGTCGACGAGGAGCTGAAGATGATGTGCACGGTGGGCGACATGGGCGGGGTGGTGGTCGGGCCCCGGCTCAAGGAGATGGCGCACCTCGCGCACACCGAGTACGAGCTGCGCGGGAAGTCCTCGCTGGATGTGCGGGACGTGCTGCGCGAGACGATGTTCGCGGCGACCGTCACCGGCTCCCCGGTGCAGAACGCGTGCCGGGTCATCGAGCGGTACGAGTCCGGGGGCCGCGGCTACTACGCGGGCGCGCTGGCCCTGCTGGGCCGGGACGCGAACGGTGTGCAGACCCTGGACTCGCCGATCCTGATCCGTACGGCCGACATCGCCCCGGACGGCTCGCTGGAGGTGCCCGTCGGGGCCACCCTCGTACGCCACTCGGACCCGGAGAGCGAGGTCGCCGAGACGCATGCCAAGGCGGCCGGGGTGCTCGCAGCGCTGGGGGTGCGGCCGGGCCGGCCCGGGGCGGACGCGGACCGCCCGCGGCTGGCGTCCGATCCTCGGGTGCGGGCGGCTCTGGATGACCGGCGCGGAGGGCTCGCGCCGTTCTGGCTGCGGATGCGGGAGCGCACCCGGGATCTTTCGGGGCACGCGCTGGTGGTGGACGGCGAGGACACGTTCACCGCGATGCTGGCCCATCTGCTGCGGGCATCCGGTCTTGGCGTCTCGGTGCGCCGCTTCGACGAGCCGGGGCTGCGCGAGGTGGTCCGGGCGCACCGGGGGCCCGTGGTGCTGGGTCCGGGTCCGGGCGATCCGAGTGATCTCACCGATCCGAAGATGCGGCTGCTGCGGGAGCTCACCGCCGAGCTGGTGCGGGATCACCGGCACGGGCTGCTGGGGGTCTGCCTCGGGCACGAGCTGATCGCGGCGGAGCTGGGGCTGGAGATCGTGCGCAAGGCCGTGCCGTACCAGGGGGCGCAGACCCGGATCGAGCTGTTCGGCCGGCCGGAGACGGTGGGCTTCTACAACAGCTTCACCGGGCGGTGCGACGGTCCGGCCGCCGTCGAGCTGGCCGCGCACGGGATCGAGGTGAGCCGCGACGAGGACAGCGGGGAGCTGCACGCGCTGCGCGGTCCCGGTTTCGCCTCGGTGCAGTTCCACCCGGAGTCGGTGCTGACCCTGCGGGGCTCGGCGATCGTGACGGAGCTGCTGGCGGGGCTGCCCGTGCCGGGCTGA
- a CDS encoding response regulator has product MVVDDHPMWRDAVARDLAESGFDVVATAGDGPQAVRRARAANPDVLVLDLNLPGMPGVQVCKELVGSHPGLRVLVLSASGEHADVLEAVKSGATGYLLKSASTQELTDAVRSTAAGDPVFTPGLAGLVLGEYRRLASDPVPAASDEPKAPQLTDRETEVLRLVAKGLSYKQIAERLVISHRTVQNHVQNTLGKLQLHNRVELVRYAIERGLDDV; this is encoded by the coding sequence ATGGTCGTCGACGACCACCCCATGTGGCGCGACGCGGTCGCCCGCGACCTGGCCGAGTCCGGCTTCGACGTCGTCGCGACCGCCGGGGACGGCCCGCAGGCGGTCCGCCGGGCCAGGGCCGCGAACCCGGACGTCCTCGTCCTCGACCTGAACCTCCCCGGCATGCCCGGCGTCCAGGTCTGCAAGGAACTCGTCGGCTCCCACCCGGGCCTGCGGGTCCTGGTCCTCTCCGCGAGCGGCGAGCACGCCGACGTCCTGGAGGCGGTGAAATCCGGGGCCACCGGCTATCTGCTGAAGTCCGCCTCCACCCAGGAGCTGACCGACGCCGTCCGCTCCACCGCCGCCGGCGACCCGGTCTTCACCCCGGGCCTCGCGGGCCTGGTCCTCGGCGAGTACCGCCGGCTCGCCTCCGACCCCGTGCCCGCGGCGTCGGACGAGCCCAAGGCCCCGCAGCTCACCGACCGGGAGACCGAGGTGCTGCGGCTGGTCGCCAAGGGCCTCTCGTACAAGCAGATCGCCGAACGCCTGGTCATCTCGCACCGCACCGTGCAGAACCACGTGCAGAACACCCTCGGCAAGCTCCAGCTGCACAACCGTGTGGAGCTCGTGCGGTACGCCATCGAGCGCGGCCTCGACGACGTCTGA
- a CDS encoding 2-hydroxyacid dehydrogenase: MEILAFGVQSDEKPLIEKAFEGLHDVRCLDVFLNRDTAPIAAGHEIISTSVNADLGSPVLQTLAAGGTQMIAQRSTGFNNIDLEVAERLALRVARVSSYSPYSVAEFAWTLAMAVNRRIIRAASRTRDFDFRLDGLLGRDMRGRTVGVLGTGKIGEAFTRIAHGFGMRLLGWDVARNPACVELGMEYVDKERLFAEADLISLHVPLLPSTHHIVDKAALKAMKDDAILVNSSRGGLIDTAALVTELRAGRFLGVGLDVYEAEAGLFFLDKSLEGIDDDTLARLVTFPNVVVTSHQAYYTEDAVGQIVEATVRNVTDYLARRTSENVLVPRS, translated from the coding sequence GTGGAAATCCTGGCCTTCGGTGTGCAGTCCGACGAGAAGCCCCTGATCGAGAAGGCCTTCGAGGGGCTGCACGACGTCCGCTGCCTGGACGTCTTCCTGAACCGGGACACCGCCCCCATCGCGGCCGGCCACGAGATCATCTCCACCAGCGTCAACGCCGACCTCGGCTCCCCGGTACTCCAGACGCTCGCCGCGGGCGGCACGCAGATGATCGCCCAGCGCTCCACCGGCTTCAACAACATCGACCTGGAGGTCGCCGAGCGCCTCGCGCTGCGCGTCGCCCGGGTCTCGTCCTACTCCCCGTACTCGGTCGCCGAATTCGCCTGGACGCTCGCCATGGCCGTCAACCGGCGCATCATCCGCGCCGCGAGCCGCACCCGGGACTTCGACTTCCGGCTGGACGGGCTGCTCGGCCGGGACATGCGCGGCCGGACCGTCGGGGTGCTCGGCACCGGGAAGATCGGCGAGGCCTTCACCCGGATCGCCCACGGCTTCGGCATGAGGCTGCTCGGCTGGGACGTGGCCCGGAACCCGGCCTGCGTCGAGCTGGGCATGGAGTACGTCGACAAGGAGCGGCTGTTCGCCGAGGCCGACCTGATCAGCCTGCACGTGCCGCTGCTGCCCAGTACCCACCACATCGTCGACAAGGCCGCCCTCAAGGCGATGAAGGACGACGCGATCCTCGTCAACTCCAGCCGGGGCGGCCTCATCGACACCGCCGCCCTGGTCACCGAGTTGCGCGCGGGCCGCTTCCTCGGCGTCGGACTCGACGTGTACGAGGCGGAGGCGGGGCTGTTCTTCCTCGACAAGTCCCTGGAGGGCATCGACGACGACACCCTCGCCCGGCTGGTGACCTTCCCCAACGTCGTCGTCACCTCCCACCAGGCGTACTACACCGAGGACGCGGTGGGCCAGATCGTCGAGGCGACCGTCAGGAACGTCACCGACTACCTGGCCCGCCGCACGAGCGAGAACGTCCTCGTGCCGAGGAGCTGA
- the bfr gene encoding bacterioferritin, producing the protein MQGDPEVLEFLNEQLTAELTAINQYFLHAKMQDNFGWTKLAKYTRAESFDEMKHAEILTDRILFLDGLPNYQRLFHVRVGQTVTEMFQADRQVEVEAIDRLKRGIEVMRGKGDITSANIFESILADEEHHIDYLDTQLELVEKLGEPLYIAQLIEQPES; encoded by the coding sequence ATGCAGGGCGACCCCGAGGTCCTTGAGTTTCTCAATGAGCAGCTGACCGCCGAACTGACCGCCATCAATCAGTACTTCCTGCACGCCAAGATGCAGGACAACTTCGGGTGGACGAAGCTCGCGAAATACACCCGGGCCGAGTCCTTCGACGAGATGAAGCACGCCGAGATCCTCACCGACCGGATCCTGTTCCTCGACGGGCTGCCGAACTACCAGCGGCTCTTCCATGTGCGGGTGGGCCAGACGGTCACCGAGATGTTCCAGGCGGACCGCCAGGTCGAGGTGGAGGCGATCGACCGCCTCAAGCGCGGTATCGAGGTGATGCGCGGCAAGGGCGACATCACGTCCGCGAACATCTTCGAGTCGATCCTGGCGGACGAGGAGCACCACATCGACTATCTCGACACCCAGCTGGAGCTGGTCGAGAAGCTCGGTGAGCCGCTCTACATCGCCCAGCTGATCGAGCAGCCGGAGAGCTGA
- a CDS encoding class II 3-deoxy-7-phosphoheptulonate synthase yields the protein MNANTSAAGGNTWRDLPAAQQPEYPDSEALRDVLADLASYPPLVFAGECDQLRANLGAVAKGEAFLLQGGDCAEAFDAVSADHIRAKLKTLLQMSAVLTYAASVPVVKVGRIAGQYSKPRSKSTETRDGVTLPTYRGDSVNGFAFTEEARIPDPARLKQMYHASSSTLNLVRAFTTGGYADLRQVHAWNQDFVKSSPSGQRYEALAREIDNALNFMKACGTDPAEFKAVEFYASHEALLLDYESALTRTDSRTGELYDTSAHMVWIGERTRQMDGAHIEFAARIRNPIGIKLGPTTTVDEALGYVDRLDPEREPGRLTFVVRMGADKVRDKLPELVEKVTASGATVAWVTDPMHGNTFEAASGHKTRRFDDVLDEVKGFFEVHKGLGTHPGGIHVELTGDDVTECVGGGHEIFVDDLHQRYETACDPRLNRSQSLDLAFLVAEMYRDQ from the coding sequence GTGAACGCCAATACCTCCGCCGCCGGTGGCAACACCTGGCGAGACCTTCCCGCGGCGCAGCAGCCCGAGTACCCCGACTCCGAGGCCCTGCGCGATGTACTCGCGGACCTCGCGTCGTATCCGCCGCTCGTCTTCGCCGGCGAGTGCGACCAGCTGCGCGCCAACCTGGGAGCCGTCGCCAAGGGCGAGGCGTTCCTGCTGCAGGGCGGCGACTGTGCCGAGGCCTTCGACGCCGTGTCCGCCGACCACATCCGGGCCAAGCTGAAGACGCTGCTCCAGATGAGCGCCGTCCTGACCTACGCGGCCTCCGTGCCCGTGGTGAAGGTCGGCCGGATCGCGGGCCAGTACTCCAAGCCGCGCTCCAAGTCGACCGAGACCCGCGACGGCGTGACCCTGCCGACCTACCGCGGCGACTCGGTGAACGGCTTCGCCTTCACCGAGGAGGCCCGGATCCCGGACCCCGCCCGGCTGAAGCAGATGTACCACGCGTCCTCCTCCACGCTGAACCTGGTGCGCGCCTTCACCACCGGCGGTTACGCCGACCTGCGCCAGGTCCACGCCTGGAACCAGGACTTCGTGAAGTCGTCCCCCTCCGGGCAGCGCTACGAGGCGCTGGCCCGCGAGATCGACAACGCGCTGAACTTCATGAAGGCGTGCGGCACCGACCCGGCCGAGTTCAAGGCGGTCGAGTTCTACGCCTCGCACGAGGCCCTGCTGCTGGACTACGAGTCGGCGCTGACCCGTACGGACTCGCGCACCGGCGAGCTGTACGACACCTCCGCCCACATGGTGTGGATCGGTGAGCGCACCCGCCAGATGGACGGCGCGCACATCGAGTTCGCCGCCCGGATCCGCAACCCGATCGGCATCAAGCTCGGCCCGACGACCACCGTCGACGAGGCGCTCGGTTACGTCGACCGCCTCGACCCCGAGCGCGAGCCGGGCCGGCTGACCTTCGTCGTCCGGATGGGCGCCGACAAGGTCCGCGACAAGCTCCCCGAGCTGGTCGAGAAGGTCACCGCCTCGGGCGCGACCGTCGCCTGGGTGACCGACCCGATGCACGGCAACACCTTCGAGGCCGCGTCCGGCCACAAGACGCGCCGCTTCGACGACGTCCTGGACGAGGTCAAGGGCTTCTTCGAGGTCCACAAGGGCCTCGGCACCCACCCGGGCGGCATCCACGTGGAGCTGACCGGCGACGATGTCACCGAGTGCGTGGGCGGCGGCCACGAGATCTTCGTGGACGACCTGCACCAGCGCTACGAGACGGCCTGCGACCCCCGGCTCAACCGCAGCCAGTCCCTCGACCTGGCCTTCCTCGTCGCCGAGATGTACCGCGACCAGTAG
- a CDS encoding (2Fe-2S)-binding protein yields the protein MYVCSCFGITEAQVKKHADAGACTPRQIASACKAGTDCGGCVRRIQALLGRGDCPRRELLDQRQGPATASPAHPVAATVAASAAAAAAIGAIRDVTLSDAA from the coding sequence ATGTACGTCTGTTCCTGCTTCGGCATCACGGAAGCGCAGGTCAAGAAGCATGCGGACGCCGGAGCCTGCACACCCCGGCAGATCGCGTCGGCCTGCAAGGCCGGGACGGACTGCGGTGGATGTGTGCGCCGCATCCAGGCCCTGCTGGGCCGCGGCGACTGCCCCCGCCGCGAGCTGCTCGACCAGCGTCAGGGCCCCGCGACCGCATCTCCCGCGCACCCGGTCGCCGCGACCGTCGCGGCATCGGCCGCGGCGGCGGCCGCCATCGGAGCGATCCGGGACGTGACGCTCTCCGACGCCGCCTGA